TGCTTTAGTGAGCAGATGATAAGACTGTGGTCGGGTTCACCTTGTTGCATCAGATCAAGCAGCAATTAGTTTACAGAGTGCAGGCAGTGAGTGACCTGTTTCTTGTCATCATGCCACGTGTCATTCTCTGTCAAATGAGGACAGGCATCATTTGCAGGGCATTAAGCAGGTTAGTCAGTGGAAAGACCCTCACGAAAACAAGTTCACCTGACAGCATAAGCCCCGTTTGGAGCGAGTTGTTGGTCTAGTAACTATTTGTGCTGCTGCTTCGCACCAACAGAGGAACCATAGCGAGAAAAACGAGCCATTGTGCCTGGCTTAGTGCGATGTGGCGTCACGCTTCTCCCTGAGCTTGTTATTCCcagacaaagacattaaaataatgtgGGTGCACATGAGGTCGTTGTAAAGCTTCTTTCAGAAGGTGGAAGCCTCCTGCCTGATATTaggttaaaaacaaatttaaaccaGCCCTGGCATGGTAACATCTCTTTCAGCCACACTTTTAGCTTTCTCTCTGACATCAACATGAACATTATGTGAGTCACAGCCTCCATCCCGGCCCCGATGGAGGAACAGACGGCTGCTCCAGTTTAAACTGTACAGTACTCCAGGACTGCACGCCGTCCCTAGGAATGTAACAGGCAGTCACTGGCCGAGAGCTGCGGCGGCTGAGAGTGGCCGGTCTGGTCCAGAGCAGCCTCGGGAACCTGTGGAGCGACGTGGGTGGAACGTTGGATGCTCCGATGGGCGTGGGGGGGATATCCTGACTTCCGGGTGTCCCCTCGGATGGGTGAGCGCCAAGGATAAACGCACAAACTCAACATATGCTCTGCAGTTTCTAGCCAACTGTAACTGTGCTGACTTTCTGTTTCAAAAATAGGCTTTGGATTATAAATCGCGTCATATTTTGGACTGTTTCCCCTTTACCCAAACAGTGCAGTCTTGAAAACATTTGGCCAGTAATACAGTAAAACTGTATGAGAACAGCACACAACGTCACTGTAACTCAACAACACTCAGCACCCAGGAGCTGTTACTTTTAATCACACATTCGCTTTTAATCTTAACAAATTGTGACTTCTAgaaataaatgttcataaaaagaaatcagtcagACGCTGGAGACTTACAATGAACAGATATTACAAATGGCAAGAACAAGTATTCCAAAACACACAGGCCATAATGGTGTTTTGGTGATGTAACTCAATCACCTGGACTCATAATCATGcatcagtttttacatttcagtccAGCCATTCTGCGCCGCTAACGTCCCCACTGAGCATCATCTTGGCTCCTAATATGGTGCCTTCTTATATAACTACCGGCGACAAACAAGATGACAGCCCCAAATAAAGGCACAGCACTGTGAGGCGGCACGGATGTGCGCCCCGGCAACGCACTGGCACGACAGTTAAGACTGTTAGTGAAGGACATCCATACAAACAAGTACCATGTTAAAGTGATGAAACCCAGGAAGCCCCAAAGGatcgagggggggggggtgtttgtttttgtttctggcgCAGCTGTGAAAGGTTCAGATGATTTAATTTCAAGACACTAAAGCCTCACAGCACTAAGATTGTTTAGGCTGCATTGTTGTGGCTGTGCCACAACAAAGCACCACGCTTTGTCCACTGTGCCCCATAATAACTACTACGGTGGAATAAGTCCTCATCTGTGAGTCCAGTAATTGCAGGCGACCTTCAGACGCCAAgcatgagagaaaaaacaactgagGGTTGCCAGGTTATGAATGCCCTCGGAGAGCTCTGAACATAATTTACACCTCTGTGGGGAGTGCAACTGTAGAAagttggattttatttttacaaaatttatttCCTAAGCTTTTAGAggtggatgattttttttttctactataCAATGCTCTTAAAAATCATTAAtgggcagtggtggaatgtaactaagtacatttactcaagtactgtacttaattgcaattttgaggtacttgtagtTGACTTGATTATGTTTATACTTTATTACGTCAtaattttcagattaagattttacatgcaaCACATATTAGGATATAATAGTTTTGCAGTATGTTACTTTAAGGTGCTTCTATTTGCTGTTACTTTCTACTTGTCCTCCACTACatgtcagaggaaaatattgtacttttttactttcCTACATTATTTGACTGCTACTTTTCAGGGTAAGATTTTATACCCAAAGCATCATCTGATAAGATCATctgataaaatatgatgtattgcTACAGATTAAACTGCGCAATAGTATGCAAAGtaattaaaaagtattaaaatgccTCTTCCATGAtcatgcatcagtaataataatcacataatataaattataataatataactgACAGGCCATTCTGCTGCATTACAAACCTTTCGACACTTTTAAGTGCATTTGCTGATAATAGTTGTAATACTTGAGATTCTGAATGTAGGACTTATACTtgtaaaacagtattttgaCATTGTTGCGTGGCTTCTAATCCGAATACTTCATCCACcactggaaacaaaaaacagatacttgttgaattttaaatggaatttagAGGTCTTATGTTTGAACAATGGCGCCATCTCGTGTCCCATAACTGAAACACCTGACTTCCTCAAATTGACGTGAAATTACCAGCATTCCTGGAGGGAGAGGTCACCGGGCAAATGACATAGCTGCTGTGTCAAGCGTGTCAATCAACCATGTACATTCAGGTTGTTTAACAAATCAAGAAATTCAAATCATGGCTAAATTCTCCACACCCCAAACCATAGGGTATCTTTTTGAACTCAGattgaaatatatttacatatttacaatatattacattgatgctctgtatttggttgtttctcataatttaaaatatgGGCCTATATAGTCCTATATTCACAGAAAGGACTGATGTAAACAGAAATATTGAGGTAGTTATaagtatttaagtaaaagtatcaaaaccAAAGtgcttaaataaaagtacaaaagtgcAATTAGCAACATGtaattaaagtatcaaaaacacAAGTGCTCATGACGCGGAACGGCCCTATTCAGTGGGTTTTATTGTATAACAGTACTGAATTTTTATCACCTATGCATCAACATGCGAGCAGCATTTTACCTAGTTACCTAGTTGGCAAAATGGAGCTGATTTTCACGGTTAATACGATGATAAGATTGTGtttctttcttaaaataagtgaaaaagtATGCAAGCTTAGTCGGTTCAATTCGTGCTTTTTCACACAGAAATCATTTTAGAAATGGGTGTGAgaattttgaaagaagaaagaataaAGGATTGCTTCTTTAGAGCTCCGTTACTTTCAGCCACTGGGAGTTTATTATAACCTACGTGTCTTTAATGAGAAATTcctttattttagttttcactTATTGATAGGTGATGTATAAAAGACTTGATATGCTTAGTTAGGGTTCGGGTGTTCAGATAGCTGCTATCATATTTAAAGCATGCCATACAGCTGGAGTTACTAATGCAAATGGAAGAATGCCCTCCTGGGCCAAACGTCACAGCCTGCCAGAAAGTCCTGGGCTCTGATATCAGTGGAAAAATTCTGGTGAAAGGTCAGTCACTGTCAGGGATCTAAAGGAAGCGGTCACAGTGCAACAGACGCGTTAACACTGCTCCCTCTAATCCTCCACCTAAAACGCAACAAGCTCCAGAAGAATGAGGTCAAGCGCTGTTGGTCATAGCAGAAAGTAAACAAGCTGCTCAGGTTTCAAACAGATCATTAGCTCCTCTTCATTTGTGTGGATTCAGCACAGATTATGGATTTGTTACCTTGTGCAAATTCTGTGTTAAGATACAACAACAGTGctttgtctaactcagactgtcAATCATTAAATTGGGTCGCCAGATTTGCTCAAGTGAGCAAATTCTTTTTTAGATCTGTACAGAGTTGGCAGGGATTAAATCTAAATGAAAGCCCAACAGGAACGCAGCCACCTTCCATGACTTTGAACAGACTGGAACtttttaaaggggtactccacaAGTTTTACACATAAATTCAGTTTACTTGTTAcaaggtgatgtcatcaggggTATCTTGGCTCAGGCTTGAGACACAGCAAATCTTTGCAAAAATTGTTATATGTAAGTCTTTGCTGTCTCTACATAGCCAGACTTCAGTTTAAAGGGGTAATGTTGcctacatagccaacattagcattaacagctgtttacttaccaagagcttcagctaGCTGGTCATTATGCTAGCTTCAGTAGAAGAATAATTGAGAGagatagaagcaaaacaagagttaagcTTAGTGTTGCTTCCTAGCACTGGggacagctcttggcaagtaaaggaatgaagtttgatgatgaactcaaaacatttcttctaggctggtaagtaaacagctgctaatgctaacgttggctatgtagcgatagcaaaaactcaCATATGGCACCTTTAAAAACCAGAGGTATGGAGTTTAATTGCATTTACCCCTTTAAACTAAATTCTTTGCCTCCCCCAATATTTCCAAAATCTTTGACCATTGTAATGTTTTTAGGATTTCTCAAGAGTTAATTGTTAAATTTGAATTCTTCCTAATTTCACCATCTTCTAATCAgcggtggaggaagtattcataGTCTTTTACTTAAAGAGTAAATTAACAGCAagctgaaaataattgtttcgCTGCCCTCTCCGCTTGTAAGTTTTAAACCTgttcacctctgaccacacccaggATCGCTGATGGTTATCGTTAGCTGTGGTCAAAAATGTGCGATGTAGCGCCTGTAACTACACCCAGCAGTGATGTCATGGGGCCCTGGGGTATGCTTCTACGTCAATACGCCAATATGAGAGgctaaaccactggaggtcagtgaaaacaagtttttcaGGGAGTTTATGAGTTACCctataagtaaaagtaacaatgcCGTAAGCACTGTAATGCTTCATTACAAGCAAATGTCCTGCATTCAGGAAGGTTACCATGCATAAGTATTATCAGTAAACTGTGATTTAAGTAGTAAAAGTACAGCAAGCAGAAGGTGAGTGTAATATCATTACACATCCTGTTAcgagattattattattgaggCATTATTATGTCagcatcattttaatgttgttggtTGAGGTGAggttcattttcactttttacttaATACATTGATGTGTCCTTCATAacaatactttatattttataaactgattatatattttgcattaaaaatttgAATCTGATAAGTAACTACAGCTTCCAGATACATGTTGTGCAGTAAAGGGTACAagatttgcctctgaaatgtaaaatgagtttaagtataaaatggaataaaatagaaatactcaattAAATTACCTAAAATTGTACTAACTTGAACTACTTGAGTAAATACTTcattacattccaccactgcttatAATAAAGTAAGGGAAACATTGGAAATagttactgtacagtattttgagGGTTTTCACCCGTAtctgtgtgcaggtgttgcCCAAGTGGACACTCAGGTAAAATGCAGCATGCTATCTTCACACTCCTTTGGCACGGTCACCTTGTAGCTGTGGCATGACAGTTTGTAATTGCGCCCGTTGTTGTTGTCCCAATAATCAGATCCTTTTACATGGTAGCAGATGGCAAATTCCAAGATAGCTCCTGGCTGCAAAATGAAGGGGGGGACTGGCAGACGAAATCTGAAGATATCTGTTTCTGGAGCGTCACCCTCCCTGTCTGTCCCACTTGAGACCCAGGATGCTGTTGTGGACGTGTGTGTTCTCCAGTTGGTGAAAGAGTAGTGCACTGTGACCTCTTTCTCATAAGCTAAATTAAGTACTTGTATAGTGCCTGTTATCCCCTGCTCTGAACACAGGACCtgctccagacacacacactgagtacAGAGACGCTTCGGGAAGTCCGGCTGAGCTCCCATATTTTCAGGGAAACAAGGTTTGAAGTAAGGCAGGGACAGTTCCAATGACTTCCCAAAAGCCAGCTCAGAGCTCATCAGTAGTCTGAACATAACATGTTGGGGTATCAGGGGGTGCTCTTGAACTTTGAAGACCTTCACTTCCTCTAACTCCAGGCCCAGCGAGTCCACAAAGCGTACCTGCTGGCTCCTAagttctttcttcctctctctaaaCGAAGGAAGAGACTGAGCTCGTCTCC
This genomic interval from Xiphias gladius isolate SHS-SW01 ecotype Sanya breed wild chromosome 21, ASM1685928v1, whole genome shotgun sequence contains the following:
- the ppp1r3db gene encoding protein phosphatase 1, regulatory subunit 3Db is translated as MAEACDKWQQKGSGEKSGFQLQFISSSSSISTTKKTTICLRDIYVPKPQPPKAPVRIRPPGPRTPSVKEPDLKPSLPSDLSVKTIMRRRAQSLPSFRERKKELRSQQVRFVDSLGLELEEVKVFKVQEHPLIPQHVMFRLLMSSELAFGKSLELSLPYFKPCFPENMGAQPDFPKRLCTQCVCLEQVLCSEQGITGTIQVLNLAYEKEVTVHYSFTNWRTHTSTTASWVSSGTDREGDAPETDIFRFRLPVPPFILQPGAILEFAICYHVKGSDYWDNNNGRNYKLSCHSYKVTVPKECEDSMLHFT